The Nocardia arthritidis genome has a window encoding:
- the nirD gene encoding nitrite reductase small subunit NirD: MTVIDIPGTMTATITGWTQACRLDYLIPGRGVAVLLKGGQQAALFLLPDGMLYAVGNIDPIGRAAVMSRGIVGDRGGVPVVASPLLKQAYSLVDGHCLDDPDAALPVYAVRVVDGIVALSNEPVAASLPADG; encoded by the coding sequence ATGACCGTGATCGATATTCCCGGCACCATGACGGCAACCATCACCGGATGGACGCAGGCTTGCCGGCTCGACTACCTGATCCCTGGCCGCGGCGTCGCCGTGTTGCTGAAAGGTGGCCAGCAAGCCGCACTATTCCTGCTGCCCGACGGCATGCTCTACGCGGTCGGCAATATCGACCCGATCGGGCGGGCCGCGGTGATGTCGCGCGGCATCGTCGGGGACCGGGGCGGTGTGCCGGTGGTCGCCTCGCCGCTGCTCAAGCAGGCGTACTCGCTGGTGGACGGGCATTGCCTGGACGATCCCGACGCCGCGCTGCCCGTATACGCCGTGCGGGTGGTCGACGGCATCGTCGCGCTGTCGAACGAGCCGGTCGCCGCCTCCCTGCCCGCGGACGGATGA
- a CDS encoding sirohydrochlorin chelatase encodes MSALVLVAHGTRSTKGVELIGTLAEAVSRELGAGISGPGTEFRGPWVRTAFVDVLGPSPSEVLRDLDRKSVPAVVVPAFLASGYHVYQDVPREVADSGHPMVAVTPAIGPDPALARVMAMRLHAEGWRPGDAVVFAAAGSSDRRARQDVRSAADLLADRLRTPVTVGYIATGAPHVPDVVAGLRNSGHNRVFIASYLLSHGLFQQRLHDAGADGVADPIGVHPAVIRLIATRYHTATRDLVPVPNR; translated from the coding sequence GTGAGCGCGCTGGTACTCGTCGCGCACGGCACCAGGAGCACCAAGGGGGTCGAGCTCATCGGCACGCTCGCCGAGGCGGTTTCGCGGGAGCTCGGTGCCGGGATTTCGGGGCCCGGCACCGAGTTTCGCGGTCCGTGGGTGCGCACCGCGTTCGTCGACGTGCTCGGGCCGTCGCCGTCGGAGGTGCTGCGCGATCTGGATCGGAAATCCGTTCCCGCCGTAGTGGTTCCGGCGTTCCTCGCATCCGGGTACCACGTCTACCAGGATGTGCCGCGCGAGGTCGCGGACAGCGGTCACCCGATGGTCGCGGTCACCCCGGCCATCGGACCCGATCCGGCACTGGCCCGCGTCATGGCCATGCGGCTGCACGCCGAGGGCTGGCGGCCGGGCGACGCGGTGGTGTTCGCCGCCGCCGGTTCCTCGGATCGCCGTGCCCGCCAAGACGTTCGCAGCGCGGCGGACCTGCTCGCCGACCGCCTGCGCACCCCCGTCACCGTCGGCTACATCGCCACCGGCGCCCCGCACGTACCGGATGTCGTAGCCGGACTGCGCAATTCAGGCCACAACCGAGTCTTCATCGCCTCATACCTGTTGTCCCACGGCCTATTCCAGCAACGCCTGCACGACGCCGGCGCCGACGGCGTCGCCGACCCCATCGGCGTACACCCCGCCGTAATCCGCCTCATCGCCACCCGCTACCACACCGCCACCCGAGACCTGGTGCCAGTTCCCAACCGCTGA
- a CDS encoding nitrate/nitrite transporter has protein sequence MVSVLARNRDIEHWDAEDVEAWESGGKDIARRNLIWSIFAEHIGFSIWSIWSVMVLMMPPAVYHIDVIGKFYLVAMPTLIGSILRIPYTVATAKFGGRNWTTFSAVALLVPTALTMYYMAHPASYTTYMVVAAFAGVGGGNFASSMTNINVFYPQRLKGWALGLNAGGGNLGVPVIQLIGLAIIAALGQKYTGDGKQASVLCAIYLALIVIAALGAYLYMDNVRNQKADLSAMGRMLKYRESWVMSVLYIGTFGSFIGYSFAFGQVLNINFTAELTQAAQALSGPAKAAALAAVAGKASLHAAQIAFIGPLLGSLLRPVGGKLADRFGGGKITLYTFVAMVASTAILVVTGLKNGHRAPTHAELWFYVIGFILLFILSGIGNGSTYKMIPSIFEAKSKSVQGDTAEKAAWSRNMSGALIGFAGAVGAFGGVLINMVLRASYASTKSATNAFWVFLVFYAACAVLTWAVFLRRPTGKVAEVRETASAETASARV, from the coding sequence GTGGTGAGTGTGCTGGCACGCAATAGAGATATCGAACACTGGGACGCGGAGGACGTCGAGGCCTGGGAGTCGGGCGGTAAGGACATCGCCCGGCGCAACCTGATCTGGTCCATCTTCGCCGAGCACATCGGTTTCTCCATCTGGTCCATCTGGTCGGTGATGGTGCTGATGATGCCGCCGGCCGTCTACCACATCGACGTCATCGGCAAGTTCTACCTGGTCGCCATGCCGACGCTGATCGGCTCGATCCTGCGCATCCCCTACACCGTCGCGACGGCGAAATTCGGCGGACGCAACTGGACCACCTTCAGCGCCGTCGCCCTGCTGGTGCCGACCGCGCTGACCATGTACTACATGGCGCATCCCGCGTCGTACACCACGTACATGGTGGTGGCCGCCTTCGCCGGCGTCGGCGGCGGCAACTTCGCCTCCTCGATGACCAACATCAACGTCTTCTATCCCCAGCGGCTCAAGGGGTGGGCGCTCGGCCTGAACGCGGGCGGCGGCAACCTCGGTGTGCCGGTCATCCAGCTGATCGGTCTGGCCATCATCGCCGCGCTCGGGCAGAAGTACACCGGCGACGGCAAGCAGGCCAGCGTGCTGTGCGCGATCTACCTCGCGCTGATCGTGATCGCGGCCCTCGGCGCGTACCTCTACATGGACAACGTGCGCAACCAGAAGGCCGACCTGTCCGCGATGGGCCGGATGCTGAAGTACCGCGAATCCTGGGTGATGAGCGTGCTCTACATCGGCACCTTCGGCTCGTTCATCGGCTACAGCTTCGCCTTCGGTCAGGTGCTCAATATCAACTTCACCGCGGAGCTGACCCAGGCGGCGCAGGCGCTGTCCGGTCCGGCGAAGGCCGCCGCGCTGGCCGCGGTGGCGGGCAAGGCCTCGCTGCACGCCGCGCAGATCGCGTTCATCGGCCCGCTGCTCGGTTCGCTGCTGCGCCCCGTCGGCGGCAAGCTGGCCGACCGATTCGGTGGCGGCAAGATCACGCTGTACACCTTCGTCGCCATGGTCGCCTCGACCGCGATCCTGGTCGTCACCGGGCTGAAGAACGGCCACCGCGCCCCGACGCACGCCGAATTGTGGTTCTACGTAATCGGTTTCATCCTGCTGTTCATCCTGTCCGGCATCGGCAACGGCTCGACCTACAAGATGATCCCCTCGATCTTCGAGGCCAAATCCAAGAGCGTGCAAGGCGATACCGCCGAAAAGGCCGCCTGGTCGCGCAACATGTCCGGCGCGCTGATCGGATTCGCCGGAGCCGTAGGCGCTTTCGGCGGCGTGCTGATCAATATGGTGCTGCGCGCCTCCTACGCCTCGACCAAATCCGCCACCAACGCGTTCTGGGTGTTCCTGGTCTTCTACGCGGCGTGCGCCGTGCTCACCTGGGCGGTGTTCCTGCGGCGGCCCACCGGCAAGGTCGCCGAGGTGCGCGAAACCGCTTCCGCCGAAACCGCTTCGGCCCGCGTCTGA
- a CDS encoding glycoside hydrolase family 13 protein, producing the protein MIENSGPGLRWWRHATIYQIYVRSFADGDGDGIGDLSGIRTRLPYLAALGVDAVWLTPFYVSPMADGGYDVADHRAVDPLFGGLDDLSALIADAHLLGLRVLIDLVPNHTSAQHIWFVEALAAGPGSLARERYVFRDGRGELPPNDWESCFGGPAWTRVPDGQWYLHLFDSGQPDLNWDNADVLTEFDEILRFWLDRGVDGFRIDVAHAMVKAAGLPDVGHGGQWRLMGVAELPYLDQDGVHEIHRRWRKILDSYPGERIATAELFAPNAARSANYLRPDELHQAFNFHYLHTEWDAAEFRSVIDASIDAVSGAGATSTWVLSNHDVVRHVTRYGGGELGTRRARAAALLTLALPGSAYLYQGEELGLAEVTDLPEEVLADPIWERSGRTERGRDGCRVPIPWSGAEPPFGFGPQGAAPWLPQPDHWVACTAEAQSGTPGSMLELYRSALALRRELLSHSDFTWRPGPDGVLAFDRGPSFRCTVNFTDEPVTVPVPGELLLSSAEELEIHGGTAELAANSAAWWAVG; encoded by the coding sequence ATGATCGAGAACTCGGGTCCGGGGTTGCGCTGGTGGCGGCACGCGACGATCTACCAGATCTATGTGCGCAGCTTCGCCGACGGCGACGGTGACGGCATCGGCGACCTCAGTGGAATCCGCACCCGGCTGCCGTATTTGGCCGCCCTCGGTGTCGACGCGGTATGGCTCACACCGTTCTACGTTTCGCCGATGGCCGACGGCGGCTACGACGTCGCCGACCATCGCGCCGTCGATCCGCTCTTCGGCGGGCTGGACGACCTCTCCGCGCTGATCGCCGACGCGCATCTGCTCGGGCTGCGGGTCCTGATCGACCTGGTGCCCAATCACACCTCGGCGCAGCATATTTGGTTCGTCGAGGCGCTGGCCGCCGGGCCCGGTTCGCTCGCGCGCGAACGCTATGTGTTCCGCGACGGGCGCGGCGAACTGCCGCCCAACGACTGGGAATCCTGCTTCGGCGGCCCGGCCTGGACCAGGGTGCCCGACGGCCAGTGGTATCTGCACCTTTTCGACTCGGGGCAGCCGGATCTCAACTGGGACAACGCCGATGTACTCACCGAATTCGACGAGATCCTGCGGTTCTGGCTGGACCGCGGCGTCGACGGATTCCGCATCGATGTCGCGCACGCGATGGTGAAGGCGGCCGGGCTGCCCGATGTCGGGCACGGCGGGCAGTGGCGGTTGATGGGCGTCGCGGAGCTGCCCTACCTGGATCAAGACGGTGTGCACGAGATTCATCGGCGGTGGCGCAAGATCCTGGATTCCTATCCGGGGGAACGGATCGCGACCGCCGAACTGTTCGCACCGAATGCCGCGCGGTCGGCGAACTATCTGCGCCCGGACGAACTACACCAGGCCTTCAACTTTCACTATTTGCACACCGAATGGGATGCGGCGGAATTTCGTTCGGTGATCGACGCCTCGATCGATGCGGTATCCGGTGCGGGTGCGACGAGTACCTGGGTGCTGTCCAATCACGATGTCGTCCGGCATGTAACCCGGTACGGCGGAGGCGAATTGGGCACTCGCCGGGCGCGCGCCGCAGCATTGCTCACCTTGGCCCTACCCGGATCGGCATACCTCTACCAGGGTGAGGAACTCGGACTCGCCGAGGTGACCGATCTGCCCGAGGAGGTGCTGGCCGACCCGATCTGGGAGCGATCCGGCCGCACCGAGCGGGGCCGGGACGGCTGCCGAGTGCCGATCCCGTGGTCGGGCGCCGAACCGCCGTTCGGGTTCGGCCCGCAGGGCGCCGCGCCCTGGCTGCCGCAGCCGGATCACTGGGTCGCGTGCACCGCCGAGGCGCAATCCGGCACGCCGGGTTCCATGCTGGAGCTGTACCGCAGTGCCCTTGCGCTACGTCGAGAGTTGTTGTCCCACAGTGATTTTACTTGGCGGCCCGGGCCGGACGGCGTGCTGGCCTTCGACCGTGGACCGTCCTTTCGCTGCACGGTGAACTTCACCGACGAGCCGGTGACCGTGCCGGTGCCAGGCGAACTCCTGCTCTCCAGCGCCGAGGAACTCGAAATTCACGGCGGCACAGCAGAACTCGCCGCCAATAGTGCCGCATGGTGGGCCGTGGGCTGA
- a CDS encoding CynX/NimT family MFS transporter: protein MTSTLRETQTCPEFTRVEQRKRALIEGRLLVLAAIVVSAFTLRVAVTAFSPLAERIGHDIGYSTAVVGVFGMIPTAMFALSGLLTPVLVRRLGLERTALVAMVMAGTGMLIRVLMSDTWTLLLFSALALAGMGIGNVVIPPLVKRYFSDRLATVSSLYIVMVQLGTVLPALVAVPLADAHGWRVSLGLWAALGFAAALPWIGVLHDRRGHDLADQTALPAEGPKGQVWRSPLAWGMAAMFGMTSLTTYAMFAWLPKILSEAGASPSFGGTMVGIFGLVGLVAALSAPTIVARLRNPFIVVVGCAICFFIAFAGLLIAPMSAPLLWVIILGLGPSTFPMALTLINLRTRTPQGSASLSGFTQGVGYTVACVGPVLFGMLHTSTGGWAAPFAMLVVAVLVLLAGAWVASKPRMLEDTWH from the coding sequence GTGACTTCGACCCTCCGCGAGACCCAGACCTGCCCGGAATTCACCCGGGTTGAGCAGCGAAAGCGCGCCCTGATCGAGGGCAGGCTGCTGGTATTGGCCGCTATCGTCGTGTCCGCGTTCACGCTGCGCGTCGCAGTCACCGCGTTCAGCCCGCTCGCCGAGCGGATCGGCCACGACATCGGCTACTCGACCGCGGTGGTCGGCGTCTTCGGCATGATCCCCACCGCGATGTTCGCGCTGTCCGGACTGCTCACCCCCGTGCTGGTCCGCCGCCTCGGATTGGAGCGCACCGCGCTGGTCGCCATGGTGATGGCGGGCACGGGCATGCTGATTCGGGTGCTCATGTCCGACACCTGGACGCTGCTGCTGTTCTCGGCGCTGGCGCTCGCGGGTATGGGCATCGGAAACGTCGTCATCCCGCCGCTGGTCAAGCGGTACTTCTCCGACCGGCTCGCGACGGTGAGCTCGCTGTACATCGTGATGGTGCAGCTGGGCACGGTGCTGCCCGCGCTGGTCGCGGTGCCGCTGGCCGACGCGCACGGCTGGCGCGTCTCGCTCGGGCTGTGGGCGGCGCTCGGCTTCGCCGCCGCGCTGCCGTGGATCGGCGTGCTGCACGACCGGCGCGGCCACGACCTGGCCGACCAGACCGCGCTGCCCGCCGAGGGACCGAAGGGTCAGGTCTGGCGCTCGCCGCTGGCCTGGGGCATGGCGGCCATGTTCGGCATGACCTCGCTCACCACCTACGCGATGTTCGCCTGGCTGCCCAAGATCCTGTCCGAGGCGGGGGCCAGCCCGAGCTTCGGCGGCACCATGGTCGGCATCTTCGGCCTGGTCGGCCTGGTGGCCGCGCTGAGCGCGCCGACGATCGTCGCGCGGCTGCGCAATCCGTTCATCGTGGTGGTCGGCTGCGCGATCTGCTTCTTCATCGCCTTCGCCGGTCTGCTGATCGCGCCGATGAGCGCGCCGCTGCTGTGGGTGATCATCCTAGGCCTCGGCCCGAGCACCTTCCCGATGGCGCTCACCCTGATCAACCTGCGCACCCGCACCCCGCAGGGTTCGGCATCGCTGTCCGGCTTCACCCAGGGCGTCGGCTACACGGTGGCCTGCGTCGGGCCGGTGCTGTTCGGCATGCTGCACACCTCGACCGGCGGCTGGGCGGCGCCGTTCGCCATGCTGGTCGTCGCGGTGCTGGTGCTGTTGGCGGGCGCCTGGGTGGCCAGCAAGCCGCGCATGCTCGAGGACACCTGGCACTGA
- the nirB gene encoding nitrite reductase large subunit NirB: protein MNSSQRKTVVVVGHGMVGHRFVEALRSRDEDGRWQVVVLSEEALPAYDRVGLSSYVGSWDAAALALPGNEYTGDALVELRLGQRAETIDRAARKVTTSAGDTIAYDALVLATGSYPFVPPVPGHDLAQCFVYRTLEDLDGIRAAAEAAGPGAVGVVVGGGLLGLEAANALRLLGLVPHVVEYNDRLMPAQVDEGGGAILERLVTDLGLHVHTGVGTSSIESEGQGRLKVTLSDESVIDASLVVFSAGVRPRDQLARDCELELGPRGGVSTDLGLQTSDPNIWAVGECAAVEGVCYGLVAPGYTTAEIVADRLLGGAGEFPGADMSTKLKLLGVDVASFGDAHGVTEGALSVVLHDAAKGTYAKLVVSDDARILLGGILVGDATAYSALRPLVGRPLPAEPAALISPAGAELGADALPDDAQICSCNNVSKGAICGAISDGACDIPAIKGCTSAGTSCGGCVPMLKKLLEQSGVELSKSLCEHFTQSRAELFQIVQVTGIRTFSGLIAKYGTGTGCDICKPTVASILASTSSDHILDGEQAALQDTNDHFLANLQKNGTYSVVPRMPGGEVTPEQLIVIGEVAKEFGLYVKVTGGQRIDLFGARVEQLPLIWRRLVDAGMESGHAYGKSLRTVKSCVGSTWCRYGQQDSVGMAVLLEKRYRGLRSPHKLKLAVSGCARECAEARGKDVGVIATEHGWNLYVGGNGGLTPKHAVLLAGDLDDETLIKYIDRYLMFYIRTADRLQRTAPWQEALEGGLDYLKQVICEDSLGIADDLEAAMAQHVAGYRDEWAAVLDDEEKLSRFVSFVNAPDAADPTIAFDDSGERKVPVLLGMPPVPVATQGK, encoded by the coding sequence ATGAACTCATCGCAGCGCAAGACCGTGGTCGTCGTCGGGCACGGCATGGTCGGGCACCGTTTCGTCGAGGCACTGCGCTCGCGGGACGAGGACGGCCGCTGGCAGGTGGTCGTGCTGAGCGAAGAGGCGCTGCCCGCCTACGATCGGGTCGGCCTGTCCTCCTACGTCGGCAGCTGGGACGCCGCCGCGCTGGCGCTGCCCGGCAACGAGTACACCGGTGACGCGCTGGTCGAGCTGCGGCTCGGTCAGCGCGCCGAAACCATCGACCGGGCGGCCCGCAAGGTGACCACCTCGGCCGGTGACACCATCGCCTACGACGCGCTGGTGCTGGCCACCGGGTCGTATCCATTCGTGCCGCCGGTGCCGGGCCACGATCTGGCGCAATGCTTCGTCTACCGGACGCTGGAGGACCTCGACGGCATACGGGCGGCGGCGGAGGCGGCCGGACCCGGTGCGGTCGGCGTCGTCGTCGGCGGCGGACTGCTCGGGCTGGAGGCGGCGAACGCGCTGCGGCTGCTCGGGCTGGTCCCGCACGTCGTCGAGTACAACGACCGGCTGATGCCCGCACAGGTGGACGAGGGCGGCGGTGCGATCCTCGAACGGCTCGTCACCGATCTGGGCCTGCACGTGCACACCGGGGTCGGCACCTCGTCGATCGAGTCGGAAGGCCAAGGGCGGCTCAAGGTTACGCTCTCCGACGAGTCGGTCATCGATGCGTCGCTGGTGGTGTTCTCCGCCGGCGTTCGCCCGCGCGATCAGCTGGCCCGCGACTGTGAATTGGAGCTCGGGCCGCGCGGCGGCGTCAGCACCGATCTCGGCTTGCAGACCTCCGACCCGAATATCTGGGCCGTCGGTGAATGCGCGGCGGTGGAGGGCGTCTGCTACGGCCTGGTCGCGCCCGGCTACACGACGGCGGAGATCGTCGCGGACCGATTGCTCGGCGGTGCGGGCGAATTCCCGGGCGCCGACATGTCGACCAAGCTGAAGCTGCTCGGCGTCGACGTGGCCAGCTTCGGTGACGCGCACGGCGTCACCGAAGGCGCGCTATCGGTGGTGCTGCACGATGCGGCCAAGGGCACCTACGCCAAGCTCGTCGTCTCCGATGACGCGCGAATCCTGTTGGGCGGCATACTCGTCGGCGATGCCACCGCCTACTCGGCGCTGCGTCCGCTGGTCGGCCGCCCGCTGCCCGCGGAACCGGCCGCGCTGATCTCGCCCGCGGGCGCGGAACTCGGCGCGGACGCGCTACCGGACGACGCGCAGATCTGCTCCTGCAACAACGTGTCGAAAGGCGCCATCTGCGGGGCGATTTCGGACGGCGCCTGCGATATCCCGGCCATCAAGGGCTGCACCTCGGCCGGAACATCTTGTGGCGGTTGCGTTCCCATGCTCAAGAAGCTGTTGGAACAGTCCGGCGTCGAGCTGTCCAAGTCGCTGTGCGAGCACTTCACCCAGTCGCGGGCCGAGCTGTTCCAGATCGTCCAGGTCACCGGTATCCGCACCTTCTCCGGCCTGATCGCCAAGTACGGCACCGGAACCGGCTGCGATATCTGCAAGCCGACGGTGGCATCGATCCTGGCGTCCACCTCCAGCGATCACATCCTCGACGGCGAACAGGCCGCGCTGCAGGACACCAACGACCACTTCCTGGCCAACCTGCAGAAGAACGGGACCTATTCGGTGGTGCCGCGGATGCCCGGCGGTGAGGTCACCCCCGAGCAGCTCATCGTGATCGGTGAGGTGGCAAAGGAATTCGGGCTCTATGTCAAGGTCACCGGCGGGCAGCGGATCGACCTGTTCGGCGCGCGGGTCGAGCAGCTGCCGCTGATCTGGCGCAGGCTGGTCGACGCGGGTATGGAATCCGGTCACGCGTACGGCAAGTCGCTGCGGACGGTGAAGAGCTGCGTCGGCTCCACCTGGTGCCGCTACGGTCAGCAGGATTCGGTCGGCATGGCCGTGCTGCTCGAAAAGCGTTACCGCGGACTGCGTTCGCCGCACAAGCTGAAGTTGGCCGTCTCCGGTTGCGCGCGCGAATGCGCCGAAGCGCGCGGCAAGGACGTCGGGGTGATCGCCACCGAACACGGCTGGAACCTGTACGTCGGCGGCAACGGCGGGCTCACGCCCAAGCACGCGGTGCTGCTGGCGGGCGACCTCGACGACGAGACGCTGATCAAATACATCGACCGCTACCTGATGTTCTACATCCGCACCGCCGACCGGCTGCAGCGCACCGCGCCGTGGCAGGAGGCGCTGGAGGGCGGGCTCGACTATCTGAAGCAGGTGATCTGCGAGGACAGCCTCGGCATCGCCGACGACCTGGAGGCGGCCATGGCCCAGCATGTCGCCGGCTACCGGGATGAATGGGCGGCGGTGCTCGACGACGAGGAGAAGCTGTCCCGGTTCGTGTCCTTCGTCAACGCACCCGATGCGGCCGATCCGACCATCGCCTTCGACGACAGCGGCGAGCGCAAGGTGCCCGTGCTGCTGGGGATGCCCCCGGTCCCTGTCGCTACGCAGGGGAAATGA
- a CDS encoding uroporphyrinogen-III synthase — MDTGSRGEPTGIGPCLAGFTVGVTAARRADEFATLLTRRGANVVAAPAIRIIPLADDTELERVTRRLIEAPPQITVATTGIGFRGWMEAAEGWGLAEQLHDTLAAGRLLARGPKATGAIRAADLREEWSPASESSAEVLDHLLAAGVEGVRIAVQLHGATTEWEPVPDFCEVLRCAGADVVPVPVYRWTPPVDSGPMDHLIEAVVTGGLDCVTFTSAPAVASMLMRAKETGLLDGLLHAFRGRVLAACVGPITAAPLEELGVATSQPARARLGALARHVAEELPRRANRIQAGGHVISVRGACVVVDGAVRQLAPAPMALMRALVRQPGRVVSREQLLAALPGGGDDTHAVETAIARLRSGLGTPKAIQTVVKRGYRLAIEAAEECESPQPSGPGVGTPVRAPRYVQAVGTW, encoded by the coding sequence ATGGACACCGGATCGCGCGGCGAGCCGACGGGGATCGGTCCCTGTCTCGCCGGATTCACCGTCGGCGTCACCGCCGCCCGCCGGGCCGATGAGTTCGCCACGCTGCTCACCAGGCGCGGGGCGAATGTCGTTGCGGCCCCGGCTATTCGAATAATCCCGCTGGCCGACGACACCGAGCTGGAGCGGGTGACCAGGCGGCTCATCGAAGCCCCGCCGCAGATCACCGTCGCCACCACCGGCATCGGCTTCCGCGGCTGGATGGAGGCCGCCGAGGGCTGGGGGCTGGCCGAACAGCTGCACGACACCCTCGCCGCCGGACGGTTGCTGGCGCGCGGGCCCAAGGCGACCGGTGCGATCCGCGCCGCCGACCTGCGCGAGGAATGGTCGCCCGCCTCGGAATCGTCGGCGGAGGTGCTGGATCACCTGCTCGCCGCGGGGGTCGAGGGTGTGCGGATCGCGGTCCAATTGCACGGCGCCACAACGGAATGGGAGCCGGTGCCGGACTTCTGCGAGGTATTGCGCTGCGCCGGAGCGGATGTCGTGCCGGTGCCGGTGTATCGCTGGACGCCACCGGTGGATTCGGGGCCGATGGACCATCTCATCGAGGCGGTCGTCACCGGCGGCCTCGACTGCGTCACCTTCACGAGTGCGCCCGCCGTGGCATCGATGCTGATGCGCGCCAAGGAAACCGGGCTGCTGGATGGGCTGCTGCACGCGTTTCGCGGGCGGGTGCTCGCGGCCTGTGTCGGGCCGATCACCGCCGCGCCGCTGGAGGAACTGGGCGTCGCGACCTCGCAGCCGGCCCGGGCCAGGCTCGGGGCACTGGCCAGGCATGTGGCCGAGGAACTGCCGAGGCGGGCCAACCGGATCCAGGCGGGCGGGCACGTCATCAGCGTGCGCGGTGCGTGCGTCGTCGTCGACGGTGCGGTGCGTCAGCTCGCGCCGGCGCCGATGGCGCTGATGCGCGCGCTGGTGCGGCAGCCGGGCCGGGTGGTCTCCCGCGAACAGCTGCTGGCCGCGCTGCCCGGCGGCGGTGACGACACCCATGCCGTCGAGACGGCGATCGCCAGGCTGCGCAGCGGGCTCGGCACCCCGAAAGCGATTCAGACAGTGGTGAAACGGGGCTATCGGCTGGCCATCGAGGCCGCGGAGGAGTGCGAGAGCCCACAGCCGTCCGGGCCCGGCGTCGGCACCCCGGTGCGCGCACCGCGCTACGTACAGGCGGTGGGGACGTGGTGA
- a CDS encoding ROK family protein, protein MPRTAQEPAKNGIGELLLALHTLGGSATRAELTERLGCGRSVTGYLLRELDQLGMIGVDREHQRSEGGRPSHRIRIADTGPVVLAIQLHAATISAARVALGGRILERVDRDLPSRDVADVVRELCCLVGELVPDERPLLGLGIAVPGPVRLPDGQVRAATHLGWPRSVPLARLVRAELPPHLTDLPIEVGNDANLAAWAEHRHGAGRAAAQLLYLTTTRVGLGGALVSGGQLFSGAHGYAIEPGHITVDPAGARCRCGSTGCLEVEADQRALLRAAGAPDLPDGEIPGAAAEVVAAARAGDARARTAVQRLNTHLGSGLASLANIIDTDRIVLGGTLAALYELDPATVRDQLAARAFLVDIDEITIATEQLPDSALLGAAELAWHPLLTDPRRTLSTAHHPQQA, encoded by the coding sequence ATGCCCCGCACCGCACAAGAACCGGCGAAGAACGGCATCGGCGAGCTGCTCCTCGCGCTACACACGTTGGGCGGCAGCGCAACTCGGGCCGAGCTGACCGAACGGCTCGGTTGCGGCCGCAGCGTGACGGGTTATCTGCTGCGTGAATTGGATCAGCTCGGCATGATCGGCGTCGATCGCGAACACCAACGGTCCGAGGGCGGGCGTCCCTCCCACCGGATCCGGATCGCCGACACCGGACCGGTGGTGCTCGCGATACAGCTGCACGCCGCCACGATCAGCGCGGCCAGGGTCGCGCTCGGCGGCCGGATCCTCGAACGCGTCGACCGAGACCTGCCGAGCCGCGACGTCGCCGATGTGGTGCGCGAATTATGCTGTCTGGTAGGCGAATTGGTACCGGATGAGCGGCCGCTGCTGGGTCTCGGCATCGCCGTGCCCGGCCCGGTCCGGCTGCCGGACGGGCAGGTTCGGGCCGCGACGCACCTCGGCTGGCCGCGCTCGGTGCCGCTGGCGCGGCTGGTGCGCGCCGAATTACCGCCGCATCTCACGGATCTGCCGATCGAGGTCGGCAACGACGCGAACCTCGCCGCCTGGGCCGAACACCGCCACGGCGCCGGACGGGCCGCCGCCCAACTGCTGTACCTGACGACCACCCGGGTCGGCCTCGGTGGCGCGCTGGTGAGCGGGGGCCAATTATTCAGCGGCGCACACGGATACGCGATCGAACCGGGGCACATCACCGTCGATCCGGCCGGTGCGCGCTGCCGCTGCGGATCCACCGGCTGCCTCGAGGTCGAGGCAGACCAGCGCGCCCTCCTGCGCGCCGCCGGGGCACCGGATCTCCCGGACGGCGAAATCCCCGGCGCCGCAGCGGAAGTGGTCGCCGCCGCCCGCGCCGGTGACGCACGCGCCCGCACCGCCGTTCAACGACTCAACACCCACCTCGGCAGCGGACTGGCCAGCTTGGCCAACATCATCGACACCGACCGCATAGTGCTCGGCGGAACCCTCGCCGCACTCTACGAACTGGACCCGGCCACCGTCCGCGACCAACTCGCCGCCCGCGCCTTCCTCGTCGACATCGACGAAATCACCATCGCCACCGAACAATTGCCCGACAGCGCCCTCCTCGGCGCCGCCGAACTCGCCTGGCACCCCCTACTCACCGACCCCAGACGCACCCTCAGCACCGCCCACCACCCCCAACAGGCTTGA